One window from the genome of [Clostridium] celerecrescens 18A encodes:
- a CDS encoding diguanylate cyclase domain-containing protein, producing the protein MEDKHIWNTREHLSPKDVSEIQFEIIQLMKLLNYDVPPMSDLTVDDFISVLKESSLLLQGVLNNVSTVIAKYDFCSDHFEPIGAVAREFFSSVSGKLTMRQLRDSKLVAEENIEEMGLFLDKMCNGIPKGEINIKIKRENKSWQWYHCTYVIAFDQNRVPLYAIIFCKDITEIRDKVLAAQRFRDFMRVGKQKLEVGTRKVVLNIEYNLTKDSFESSDGVVPDCYREALTASYTEAIQRFGQDILPSYRESFLNSFSRTVLWDAFSHGVSHDVLEFPLYFNGKQTWVRILYQLLRDPYNACVNIWLSCRDVTQEHESALKLVERAQFDPVTEIYNRAALMDKIQEKCAITMDGICRALIMLDVDGFGQINDVLGHAYGDKVLKDIAKTLKLVIEPEDMVARIGGDEFAIYVNDSSDLESVKERLRIIIAAIYRELKHGIKVSMSAGIALFPKHGDNFQTLYEKADIALYHAKLNGRNRYVIYHEQMQNIAASSMVTPIEKPSQSDTGLYIRTFGYFDLFHNGEAILIPNPKAKELLALLVDRRRGFVSPGEIIACLWEGEEANQTTFARCRKVFMLLRNTLKEYHLEELVESKKGLRRLNTGLVSCDLYNYLSGKAEYAHLFKGVYMMNYSWGEFTFPELNSLRGE; encoded by the coding sequence ATGGAAGATAAACATATTTGGAATACCAGAGAGCATCTTTCACCAAAAGATGTCTCAGAAATTCAGTTTGAAATCATTCAGCTGATGAAGCTGCTGAATTATGATGTCCCACCAATGAGCGATTTGACTGTAGACGATTTTATCTCTGTTCTGAAAGAATCGTCTCTGCTATTGCAGGGAGTTCTCAATAATGTGAGTACTGTGATTGCAAAGTACGACTTTTGTAGCGATCATTTTGAACCTATAGGGGCTGTGGCACGAGAATTCTTTTCTAGTGTGTCTGGTAAGCTTACAATGAGGCAACTTCGGGATTCCAAACTGGTGGCAGAAGAAAATATAGAAGAAATGGGACTCTTCTTAGATAAGATGTGCAATGGGATCCCAAAAGGTGAGATTAATATTAAAATTAAAAGAGAGAACAAGAGCTGGCAATGGTATCACTGCACATACGTAATTGCCTTTGATCAAAATCGGGTTCCGCTTTACGCTATCATTTTTTGTAAGGATATCACGGAAATACGTGATAAGGTATTGGCAGCTCAACGCTTTCGTGATTTTATGCGGGTGGGAAAACAAAAGCTGGAGGTAGGGACCCGCAAGGTCGTTCTCAATATTGAATATAATCTAACTAAGGATTCTTTTGAATCAAGTGACGGAGTAGTTCCAGATTGCTACCGAGAGGCACTTACGGCCTCTTATACGGAAGCGATCCAACGGTTCGGGCAGGATATTCTTCCCTCCTACCGGGAATCCTTTCTGAATAGTTTTTCTAGAACTGTCCTTTGGGACGCATTTTCTCATGGCGTGAGCCATGATGTTTTGGAATTCCCCCTCTACTTCAACGGAAAACAAACATGGGTACGTATTCTGTACCAACTGCTCCGTGACCCTTATAACGCGTGTGTCAACATATGGCTGTCCTGTCGTGATGTGACCCAGGAACACGAATCGGCGCTGAAGCTAGTGGAGCGAGCTCAATTCGATCCGGTGACGGAGATTTACAACCGGGCCGCACTTATGGATAAGATTCAAGAAAAATGTGCAATAACGATGGATGGGATTTGTCGTGCTCTGATCATGTTGGATGTCGATGGTTTTGGTCAGATCAATGACGTGCTGGGTCATGCTTACGGGGACAAGGTATTAAAAGATATTGCAAAAACGTTGAAACTTGTTATAGAGCCGGAAGATATGGTTGCACGTATTGGTGGAGATGAATTTGCAATTTATGTCAATGACAGTTCAGATCTTGAATCCGTCAAAGAGCGACTTCGCATCATTATTGCAGCGATTTACCGGGAATTAAAGCATGGAATTAAAGTTTCCATGAGCGCTGGAATTGCATTATTCCCAAAACATGGAGATAATTTTCAAACGCTCTACGAAAAGGCGGACATCGCGCTTTACCACGCAAAACTAAACGGACGTAATAGATATGTGATCTACCATGAACAAATGCAGAACATAGCTGCAAGTTCAATGGTTACACCTATAGAAAAACCAAGCCAGTCTGATACTGGACTCTATATCCGTACATTTGGCTATTTTGACCTATTCCACAATGGGGAGGCGATTCTAATACCAAACCCAAAAGCAAAGGAGTTGCTGGCCTTATTGGTGGACCGGCGCAGAGGTTTCGTATCTCCCGGTGAAATCATTGCATGTTTGTGGGAAGGCGAAGAAGCCAACCAGACTACCTTTGCGCGTTGCAGAAAAGTATTTATGTTGCTTCGAAATACCTTAAAGGAATATCATCTGGAAGAATTGGTAGAGTCGAAAAAAGGGTTAAGAAGACTCAATACCGGACTGGTGAGCTGTGACTTGTATAATTATTTATCCGGAAAAGCAGAGTATGCCCATCTATTTAAAGGAGTTTATATGATGAATTATAGTTGGGGAGAATTTACATTCCCTGAATTAAACTCCTTGCGCGGTGAATAA